From one Peredibacter starrii genomic stretch:
- a CDS encoding MarC family protein → MENQFFKAFISLFVAIDALGALPFLVGLTKKLSEEDRKSLIYRATGSALLIGLIFIFGGRAIFNFLGITESDFRVAGGLLLLVFAIRDLLDSSSHQGAAAPTRVGIVPIAVPLMMGPAALTTLMVGTEQYGLIITILSLLINLAIVWVMFARAGWIVNKLGEDVSDAVTKIFSLLIAAIGVMLIRSGLIEMFNL, encoded by the coding sequence ATGGAAAATCAATTTTTTAAGGCCTTCATATCTCTCTTCGTTGCTATCGATGCTCTAGGTGCTCTACCTTTCCTGGTGGGTCTCACTAAGAAACTTTCGGAAGAAGACCGTAAAAGCCTTATTTACCGCGCCACTGGTTCTGCCTTATTGATTGGATTGATTTTCATTTTTGGTGGTCGCGCGATCTTTAATTTCCTAGGTATTACTGAGAGTGACTTCCGCGTGGCCGGTGGTTTACTTCTTCTTGTGTTCGCTATCCGTGATCTTCTGGATTCTTCAAGTCACCAGGGTGCCGCGGCCCCAACCAGAGTTGGAATTGTTCCTATTGCTGTTCCACTTATGATGGGTCCAGCGGCCTTGACAACTCTAATGGTAGGGACTGAACAATACGGTCTTATTATTACGATTCTCAGTTTATTAATTAACCTCGCGATCGTGTGGGTGATGTTTGCCCGTGCGGGTTGGATCGTTAATAAGCTTGGAGAAGACGTTAGTGATGCGGTCACAAAGATCTTCTCGCTACTTATTGCTGCGATTGGAGTGATGTTGATTCGTTCAGGTCTGATTGAGATGTTTAATCTTTAA